The Corvus moneduloides isolate bCorMon1 chromosome 4, bCorMon1.pri, whole genome shotgun sequence genomic interval GCCCGAGGCGATTCTCTTCCCATTTCCCGTGGCGCTGGCACCCCACTGATCCCGATCTGGGTCTGGCTCAGCTCTCTGGGGAGCTGGAAGGCACTTTGGGATCTCTGAAGGGATTGGGGTGAACCCAAAATAGGGGAGcatcccagggatgctgctgctgctgccgccccTGTGGGCTCACCCCGAGCAGAGGCCGTGCCTGGCATCACGTCCCCATCATGatacaaagattaaaaaaaaaatcagaaatttaagaaaaaattcccTATTGGCACAAAGTGTGTGTGAGCTCTACGTACCTCTAGCCGTGGgtggggcagagccagggccgTCAGCACCCCGGGGTGTGGGGCAAACCTCCCCAAAATCTACCCTGATCTACGctgtccccgagtgtccccctCGTCCTTAAAtccctgtgggagctggggcttgTTCCGCTGACAGCTCCTTtctcccagggatgctggagggaaTCCCAAACCCttgccaggctgggaagggcaTCGAGTCTGTCTGGCTGATGCAGATGCGGCCTCCAAGGGGAGAAATCGGACGTGGCCACGCTGGTGGGATATTTGGGACGGATCCCAGGGGGATGAGGTGGGTTCTGGTGTCCCCTCGcgggctgctggaggagccttTGGGTCTCAGCCCATCCCCTGCCCACATCCCGGTGGGATCAGAAGTCCGAATCGGGATCCAGCAGCTCCGCGTCCACCAGGTTGGTCCGAGAGTGGATGGGGGCCAGCCCTGCGCGGCGGCCCTGAGTCCTGGGCCCCCCGGGGCGGGGCAGGGGGCCGGGGTTGGGGGGCCACAGGGGGCCCCCGTTGTGCTGCCAGCGCCcagcagcggggccggggctctcCTCGTCCGCGGCCCTGCTCTCAGGGCAGAAGGGGTTGCTGATGAGGTGCAAGACGTTGGCTCTGCGGCGCCCGTCCCACGGGCCCCCGGGGAAGGTGGCATCGGGCTGGACAGGTGGCAGGACATCGGGGGCAAAGGCcaccaggcagggctgagggggcAGGCGGGGCAGGCGAGGGACGGCGCTGGGCGCGGCGAGGGCTGCGGAGCCCCCCAGGCAGCGCTCGGGGTCGGGGTTcacctccttcttcttcttcctcctcttcttcttgcGGCCGCTGCGCTTCTGCAGCTCCGGGGACACGTCGGCCTCCACCACCCACAGGTTGGCTCTCTcctctggtggcactgggggacgCGGGGTGAGGTGGCTGTGAGTGGCCACATCCCCGCCCGTGCCGGCCACCACCCCCAACTCCGCCTCCCCGCACAGCCCCGACACCCCCAGCGCGGCTCATCCCCCAGAAATCCCCCGCGCGGTCCCCAAGCACTTGCCAGGTGTCGCCACGGGTGTCACGGAGATGTCCTGGGGCAGGATAGCCCCTCTCCTGGCCACCATCTTGGTGACGTGCTGGGCCCACGCCGAGGACACGTCGGCCGACGGCTCGTTGATGTCGAACGCCAaaccagctgcagggacaggggtgtcCGGTCAagggggggacagtggggaccccagggtgctgctggggacATCCCCTGCCACGGGCACGTACCCACGGGGCCGTCGTGGGACACGGTGTGCATGCTGAAGGACAGCTCCTGGCCCGGGTCGCGCAGCAGCTCCTTGCGCTTGGAGAAGGCCTTGGCGATCATCTTGCTCTTCTTGATCCTCTTGGGTTGGTCATCGCTCTGCCCCGTCAGCCTGGGGACACGgaggggcacagaggggacgTGGAGGGGCACAGGTGTCAcagctgggggcacagggaccctCCCCATCTCCCCCTCCCGTGCTGGATGGGCACACCATGCTGGGGAATGGGTTCCCTGGGGATGGAGGTGTCCCACAAATGGGAGAGGCCACCCCattcctgagctgctgtgagCCCACAGCTCATTGAGCTGAGGGACAAACATCTGGGGAATGTCCTCCAAAATCCCATCggatggggcaggaggggagctCGGGTGACACCCTCGGGGTCCCACCTGCACCAGGTGCGCTTCCAGATGAGCAGGGTGGCCTTGGTCCAGACCCAGGTGCTCATGGAGACGCCGGTGCCGAACATGGCGAAGAGGTTGATCTTCTCCACCAGGAGGCTCGGCCGGTTCTTGATCTCGCAGTCCGGGATGGGTTTGTTGGTCTGCGTGGCGATGGTCACGTTGGCCTCGCACCTGCGGGGACGCACGGGGGACGGTGGCTGTAGGGCCAGGGCCCCGCGGCGATGCGGTGGCACCGCTGGTGGAGGACATGGGGCCGTCCCCGCTGCGGTGCGGGGTGCCGGGGGCCACCCCTGTCCCCGTCCCACTCACAGGACGTATTCCCGGAAGCTGCGCTCCCACTCGGCCTGGTTGAAGAAGTCGTAGAAGTGGCAGCCAAAGGTGATGAAGACGAAGCCAAAGGCCAAGAAGCCGAAGATGCCTGGAAGAGAAGAGGGACATCCCCGCTTCAGCCAAACCCCCGGTGACACCGAGACAAAGACGCTGCACTGGGCCTGTGCCACCGCCACTGCAGCTTTGtcccccactgccaccacctCTGGTGACTTCAGGGGACAAAATGCCCCCATTCCCACTCCAGTTCCCTCGGGAACAGTGCTGGGGGAGCCCTCACCCAGGCGCAGCATGGTCTCGTTGATCTTGCTGGCCGCCTTCTCGCTCAGCAGCCCGGGGTGGTTGCTCTTGATGGAGAAGAGCGTCATGACCCCTGTGGTGGAG includes:
- the SMO gene encoding smoothened homolog, which codes for MWPGRGGRRWALALALALALGGRCPAAHNASAGPPRCRRPAPCERLRFGACLGSALPYAATSTLLATDSASQEEAHGKLLLWSGLRNAPRCWDVIQPLLCAVYMPKCEDGQVELPSQTLCQATRAPCTIVERERGWPDFLKCTTDRFPEGCPNEVQNIKFNSSGQCEAPLVRTDNPKSWYEDVEGCGIQCQNPLFTEKEHREMHVYIAAFSSVTIFCTFFTLATFVADWRNSNRYPAVILFYVNACFFVGSIGWLAQFMDGARKEIVCRADGTMRLGEPTSNETLSCVIIFVIVYYSLMSGVIWFVMLTYAWHTSFKALGTTYQPLLGKTSYFHLITWSIPFVLTVAILAVAQVDGDSVSGICFVGYKNYRYRAGFVLAPIGLVLIVGGYFLIRGVMTLFSIKSNHPGLLSEKAASKINETMLRLGIFGFLAFGFVFITFGCHFYDFFNQAEWERSFREYVLCEANVTIATQTNKPIPDCEIKNRPSLLVEKINLFAMFGTGVSMSTWVWTKATLLIWKRTWCRLTGQSDDQPKRIKKSKMIAKAFSKRKELLRDPGQELSFSMHTVSHDGPVAGLAFDINEPSADVSSAWAQHVTKMVARRGAILPQDISVTPVATPVPPEERANLWVVEADVSPELQKRSGRKKKRRKKKKEVNPDPERCLGGSAALAAPSAVPRLPRLPPQPCLVAFAPDVLPPVQPDATFPGGPWDGRRRANVLHLISNPFCPESRAADEESPGPAAGRWQHNGGPLWPPNPGPLPRPGGPRTQGRRAGLAPIHSRTNLVDAELLDPDSDF